The following is a genomic window from Solidesulfovibrio sp..
CGGGATCTCGGCCTGGGAGATCACCGGCAGGTTGGGGATGAAACGGGCCAGAAGCTGGGCCAGGTGGGGCCGCACCAGGGGGCTGGTCAGCAGGACCGGCTGGCCCTCGGAGACAAGCGCCTTGTCCATGGCCCGCTGGATGGCCTGGATGATGCGCTGGGCCAGGCCCGGCTCCATGGCCAGGTAGGCGCCGTGGTCGGTCTGGCGCACGCTTTCCTGGATGGCCCCCTCGACCTTGGGCTGGAGGTTCAGGATGGGCAGGGCGCCTTCGGGTGTCAGATAGGGCTTGACGATGGTGCGGCCCATGCGGGAGCGCACGTACTCCGTGAGCTGGTCCGGGTCCTTCACCGAGGCGCCGTAGTCGGCCATGGTTTCCACCACGGTCAGCAGGTCGCGGATGGACACGCCTTCTTTCACCAGGTTTTGCAGGACCTTCTGGACGCCGCCCAGGTTCATGGCCCCGGGCACCAGGTCCTCCACGGCCTTGGGGGCGCGCTTGGCCAGGTTGTCGAGCAGGATCTGCACTTCCTGGCGGCCCAGGAACTCGTGCAGGTGGCGCTTGAAGACTTCCGTCAGGTGGGTGGCGATGACGGTGGCCGGATCGACCACGGTGTAGCCGGCCAGCATGGCCTCGTCCTTGTGCAGCTCCGGCACCCACAGGGCCGGCAGGTTGAAGGCCGGCTCGCGGGTCTCCACGCCCTGGATGCGGTGCTTGGCGTCGCCGGGGTCCATGGCCAGGTAGTGGTCGATGAGGATCTCGGCCGAGGCCACCTCGTTGCCCTTTATAAGGACCACGTACTGGCCGGGGCGCAACTGGAGGTTGTCGCGCAGGTGCAGCGAGGGGATGACCACGCCCATGTCCAGGGCGAACTGGCGGCGGATGGAGCGGATGCGCGAGAGCAGGTTGCCGTTTTGCTCCTCGTCGACCAGGGGAATGAGGCCGTAGCCCACTTCGAGCTCCAGGGCGTCCAGGGGCAGCAGGGCCTGGACCTCCTCCGGGGTTTCCAGTTCCGGGTCGGGCTTCTTGTCCTTCTTGTCGGACTCGGTCTGGAGCATCTCCTGCTGGCGGGCGGAAAGCCGGGCCACCAGGAACAGCAGGGCCGACATGACCAGGAAGGGCAGGGTCGGCAGGCCCGGCACGATGGCGAATAAAAGCAGCATGCCCGACACCAGGCGCAGGGCCTTGGGGTGGAAGGTCAGCTGGGCCAGGAATTCCTCGCCCATCCGGGCCTCGGCCGCGGCCCGGGACACGATCAGGCCGGCCGAGGTGGAGATGATGATGGAGGGGATGATGGAGACCAGGCCGTCACCGATGGTCAAGAGGGTGTAGGTCTGGGCGGCGGCCTTCCAGTCCATGCCCTTTTGCAGGACGCCGATGAGGAAGCCGCCGACGATGTTGATGGCCGTGATGAGGATGGTGGCGGTGACGTCTCCGGAGACGAACTTGCCCGCGCCGTCCATGGCGCCGTAGAAGTCGGCTTCCTTGCGGATGGCCTCGCGGCGGTCGATGGCCTGTTTTTCGTTGATGAGCCCGGCGTTGAGGTCCGCCTCGATGGCCATCTGCTTGCCGGGCATGGCGTCGAGGGTGAAGCGGGCGGCCACTTCGGCGATGCGGGTGGTACCGGCGACGATGACCTTCTTGTTGATGGAGAAAAGCACCAGGAAGATGACGCAGCCGACGACGTAGTTGCCGCCGACCACGAACTGGCCGAAGGCCTGGATCACGTGTCCGGCGGCCGAGGGGCCCTCGTCGCCGTGCAGCAGGATCAGGCGGGTGGAGGCCACGTTCATGGACAGGCGCATCATGGTGGTGACCAAAAGCAACGACGGGTAGATGGAGAATTCCAGGGGCGAGCCCATGAACATGCTGGTGACCAGGACCACCAGGCTGATCGAGATGGAGAAGGTGAGCATCAGGTCGATGAACGCCGGCGGAATGGGCACGAGCATCACGAACAGGATGACCACCACGCCCGCGGCCAGCATGAAGTCGCCCTGGCGGGTGAAGCTCTCGTAGTTGAATTTGACCGGATCGGCTGTCTTCGCCATGATTTTGACGCCCCTTCCCGGAGCTCGCCCGATCAGCGGGGACGGCCGGGACGCTTGAACTTGTCGAGCTGGGCCAGGACCGAAGCCACCGCCTGGTAGAGGTCTTCGGGGATGGTCTGGCCGATTTCCACGTTCCTATACAAGGCTTGTGCCAGGGGCTTGTTCTCGCGGATGGGGATGCGGTGCTCCCGGGCGATTTCCTTGATCTTCTCGGCCAGGTTGTCGGCGCCCTTGGCCAGCAGCAGCGGCGCCGGCGACTCCTTGGGGTCGTAGCGCAGGGCGCAGGCCAGGTGGGTGGGGTTGGTGATGACCACGTCGGCCCGGGGCACGTCCTGGAGCATGCGCTGCTGCATGAACTCCATCATTTTCCGTTTCTGCTGCTGCTTGATGACCGGGTCGCCCATGGCCTGCTTGGTCTCGTCCTTGATCTCGTCCTTGCTCATCTTGAGGTTTTCCTCGTAATCCCAGCGCGTGTACCAGGTGTCGAGGACGGCGATGACCAGCATCGGGGCCAGGGTGTACACGACCATGGTGAAGCCGTTGCCGAGCAGGAAGGCGGCGAAGGTTTCCGTGGTCTGATAGAACAGCGGCAGGAACTCGTCGAACTTCCGTTTGAGGATGAGGTAGGGCGCCACGGCGATGGCCGCGGCCATGGCCACCTGCTTGCCGAGCTGGATGAAGGTGCGAGGGTTGATGAGCAGTTTGTTGACCGCGCCCATCGGATTGAACAGCTTGCTGAAATCGGGATCGAACAGCTTGTTGTGCCAGACCTTGCCCACCTGCAGGCGCTGGGTGACGTAGGCCACGATGGCCATGGCCAGCAGCAGCGGCAAGAGCATCAGGGCCAGCTTGCCGGAGAGCGTCCACAGCAGCGCGCTGACGCCGTTGGGCGTGGCCTCGAACCGCACCTTCTGGCCGAGGAACTCGATGAAGAGGGCCTTGAGGTCGTCGCCGAGGCCGCCGATGATGATGCGCATGGTGAAAAGCCCGGCCATGAGCACGGTGAGCTTGGGCAGTTCCTGGCTGCGCGGGACCGACCCCTTTTCGCGCGCCTTGCTGCGGCGTTTCGGGGTGGCTTTTTCTGTTTTGCTGGGATCCCTGGACACCGGATGCCCCCGTTCCCCTTACTGGCCCGAGGCCTTGAGCACCAGCCGGTACATGGGCACCAGCTCGTCGATGTAGCGGCCGACGTACAGGGCCATGGCCGAAAACACCAGGGTCATGAACAGGAAGCCGACGCCGATTTTCAGCGGAAAGCCGATGAAAAGCACGTTCATCTGCGGCGCCGCCCTGGCCACCAGGGCCAGGGCCAGGTCCACCAGGAACAGCGAGGCCATGATGGGCGAGGCGATTTTCAGCGCGATGACGAACATCTGGCTCGAAAAGGCGATGAGGTGCTCGCCCAGCGCCGGGTTGACGAGCAGCCCCCCCGGCGGCACCACCCGGAAGCTCTCGGCCAGGCCGCCGATGAGGACCAGATGGCCGTTTAAGCACAAAAACATCATGGTCGTCACCTGGTTCATCAGGTGGCCCAGGCCCGATTCCGAGGCCCCGGTCATGGGGTCGACGCTGTTCATGAGGGTAAAGCCCATGGAAAAGCCCATGATGGACCCGGCGCATTGCACGGCGGAAAAAAGGAGCAGGACAAGGATGTTGAGCAAAAGCCCCATGAGCACCTCGCCCAGAAACATGAGGGCCAGGGTCCAGGGGTTGGCCGGCATGAGCGCGCCGGGAAAATGCAGCACGGGATAGAGCGCCAGGGCCATGACAAGGCACAGGGCGCCCTTGACCGAGGTCGGCAGCATGTTGCCCCCGAAAAAGGGCAGCAAAAACAGGATGACGCTGATGCGCATCAGCGTCAGCAGGAAGGAGAAGACCACCGCCGGGTTGAAGGGAAAGAGCTCCATGCCGCCAGGCAAGCAAAAGCCGGGCCAGGACCCGGGCGCCTATTCCAGGATGTAGCGAAGGGGGCTCACGGGCACGCCGCCCAGGCGCGTCTCGTAGTGCAGGTGAGGTCCGCCCGGCCGGCCCAGGTCGCCCACATGGCCCAGGAGCTGGCCCCGGGCCACGGGCTGGCCCTTGGTCACGGCCACGTCGCGAAGCCCGCCGTAGACCGTGGCCAGGCCGGCCTGGTGGTCGACGGCCAGCCCGAAGCCGCCTTCGTCGACCTCGCCGGCGAACGTCACCACGCCCTCGCCCGGGGCCAGGACGGGCGTGCCCACCGGGGCGGCGATGTCCAGGCCCTTGCTCATGACCTTTTTGCCCGTGAAAGGTGAAACCTGCTCGCCGAAGGGGGTGACGATCCAGCCCTCCACCGGCCAGGCGGCGGGCATGGCGGCCAGCCGGGCCTTGCCCGTGCCCAGGGCGGCCAGCAGTTCCCCCTGGCGCAGCCGCTCCCCGGCCGCGTCCTCGGCCAGGGCGTCGAGATAGCGGTGGAGCTTGCGGGTGAGCATTTCCTGGCGATACAGCGGCAGGTACTTCTTTTCGAAGTCCCTGTCCTCGCCGCCGGACGGCGACACCTCCCGGGGCTCCTGGTCCAGGCCCACCATCAGGCGCAGCTTGGCGTCGAAGCCGCGCAGCCGCGACAAATCGGCCTCCAGGGCCTTTATCTTGTCGGAAAGGCCGGCAATCTGGGCGTCCTGGTCCCTGGCCCGGCTTTCCAGGGCCTCGGCCTCGCGCTGTATCCGTTTAAAATTGTAATAATATTGCACCAGATACGCATCCGCGGCCACCAGGCCCGCCAGGGCCAGCAGGATGGCCGCGAACAGCCAGCCCCGAAACCGCAGCTTGCGACAGGCGCCGTGGTGGTCGCGGAAGATGACGATCTGGTAGTTTTTAAACATCGGGCACCTCGGGATGGCGGGGCGCGGCGTCCCGGTCGCGCTGCCAGCGCCCCAGGGCGTGCAGGAGGTTGACCGAACGCTTCTTCCCGCCGGCGCAGATGCCCTGGACCCAGGTCTCGGCCTCGTGGCGCATGGACTTGCCGGCCATGGGGCAGGGATTGGAAAAGACCGGCAGCTCCCAGGCCTTGGCCGCCCGGACGATGGTTTTCTTGTCCACGAGCAGCAGGGGCCGGATGACCGTGAGGCGGCCGTCGAAAAAGGCTTCCCGGCAGGACAGCCCATCCACCCGGCCGTTTTGGAACATGTTGAGGAAAAAGGTGGCGGCCAGGTCGTCGGCGTTGTGGCCAAAGGCCAGATGGGTCAGGCCATAGCGGGCGCACAGGTCGAACAGCCGCTTGCGGCGCAGCCAGGCGCAGTAGAAACAGGCGGATTTCTTCTTGTTCTCGTCGGAAAAGGCCCTTGGGCCGAAATCCGTCACCTCGATGTGGGCGGCGATGCCGAGGCCGGCGCACAGTGCGGCCAGGGGCGCATGGTTGGACGGATCGAAACCGGGGTTTAGGTGCAGGAGCATCAGCTCCACCGGAAAGGGCACGATGCGCCGGCGCACGTGCATCACGGCCAGCATGACCAGGCTGTCCACGCCGCCGGACACGGCCAGGCCCAGCCGGGCCCGGGGGGCGAGCTGGCCCGTTTCCATCATGAGCTTGCCGGCCTTGGCCACGCAGACCCGTTGGGCGTAGCCCAGGTCCCTGGCCCGCAGGGGATGGGTGGAGGGTGTCATTGACCTGCCTGTCACAGGGGCTGTTCCATGAGGATTTCGCGGACCTCGGCGATCTGTTCGAGGATGGCGGCCATGACGTTCTCCATCTGGAGGGGGCTTATGTCGAGGCGGGCGAACACGGCCTGGGAGGGCGCGTACTGCATGCCGTCGATGCCCATGCCGATGCCCGTCATCTTGGCGATCACGTCGCCCACGTGCACGAGGTCCAGGGCCAGGTCGGGTTCGGGGCAGTCGTCGGGGCGCAGCCGGTAGCGCACCACGTTGACGATGGGGACGGGGATGGACCAGCGTTCCAGGAGGATGGCCCCGAGCTCGGCGTGGTTGATGCCAAGCACCTCCTCCTCGGCCTTTTCGAAGGGGATCTGGCGCTGGTGGGCCAGTTCGAGGATGGGGCCGGCGTCCACTTCCAGAAACGAGCCCATGACGGTCTTGCCGATGTTGACGAGCAGGCCGGCGGTGAAGGTGTGGGGAGGGGCAGTGAGGTCCAGTTCCCGGGCCAGGGTTTCCGAAGCCGTGGCCACGGCCACGGAGTGTTCCAGGAGCCCGCCGGGGGGCAGGCCGTAGCCCTTGATTTCGTAGCGCGTCATGGGCGCCACGCCCGAAGCGATCACCAGCTGGTAGACCCGGTTGAGCCCCAGGCGGGCCAGGGCCTCGCGCACCGAGGCCACCTTGCCGCTGCCGCCGAAAAAGGCCGAATTGGCCATGCGCAGCACGTTGACGGTCAGCCCCGGGTCGTATTCGATGATCTTGGCCAACTGGCGCAGGTCGGCGTCCGGATTGCCGATGTAGGCCAGGACCTTCTGCACGGGCATGGGCATTTGCGGAATGGCAAAGGCCTTTTGGATGATTTCCTCGCGTCGGCTCATAACTCCCAGGACCTCCCGCAAGATGAGATCACAACCCGGCCCGTTTCCGCGTAAAGGCGCATGGTGCGCGGTATGGTGCCACCCACGTCTTCGGCGGCCAGACGCATGTCATTGACCTGCAGCAGCTTTTCCAGTGCCGCGAAATTGTTGGCTCCCGTGTCGAACTGGTTGGAAATGTGCATCATGCGGCCGCAGCCCGCCGCCTTGAGGATGAGGTTTTCCCGGCTGGCCCCGCGGCCGAACATGGCCCGCATCATCTGCGGCACGCCGGTGTTGACGTACATGTAGGGGTTTTTGAGCGTCGCCTTGCCGTCGCGGGCCAGGGGGAGCAGGCAATGGATGAGCCCGGCCACGCCGGCCCGGGGGTCGTAGGCGGCCAGACCCAGGCAGGAGCCCAGGGCATGGGTGACCAGGACGTCCTTGGCCCGTCCGGTGACTTTCATGTCGGAGATGCTGACGACGATCTCCATGGGTGCTAATCCGCGAGGGTTCCTTGAATTGCTGGGGTGGGTCATCGGCCCGAAGGCGGCAACCTAGCCGGAAAGCCCGGCAAGGACAAGGCCGCCGCCACAAGGAGGTGGACAGAAACCGGCCGAGCGAATACCTTGCCCCGGCTTTCAGGTCTGCAAGGCGGGGCGGCCGGCCTCGCGGGGAGTGGGCGATGTCCATCGAGTTCCTCAAACAGGTCATCGAGCAGTACGGCTATCTGGCGCTCTTCATCGGGACGTTCCTGGAAGGGGAGACCATCCTCCTTTTGGCGGGTTTCGCCGCCCAGTCGCCGCAGTTCGGCCTGGACCTGCGCTGGGTCGTCCTGTCGGCCTTCGCCGGCAGCCTGGCCGGGGACCAGACGGCCTTTTTCATCGGCCGCCACTACGGGCGCAAGCTTGTGGCCAAAAGCGAAAAATGGCGGGCCCGCTCGGAAAAGGTCCACGGCATGCTCGCCAAATACCACGAGGTCCTCATCCTGTCCTTCCGCTTTTTCTACGGCTTGCGCAACCTGACGCCCTTCGTGCTGGGCACGGCCGAGATTTCCGTGCGCAAGTTCTTCCTTCTTAACGCCATCGGCGCGGCCGTGTGGGCCGTGGCCTTCGCCCTGACGGGCTATGTCTTCGGCAGCCTGCTGGAAAACGTCCTGACGCGGGTCATCGACAACGTCCACCATGCGGAACTGGCCGTTCTGGGCCTGGTGGCCGTGGCCATGGCCGTGCTGTGGGTGGTCAGGCGGGTGCGCCGCCGTTGAGGCC
Proteins encoded in this region:
- a CDS encoding M23 family metallopeptidase, which translates into the protein MFKNYQIVIFRDHHGACRKLRFRGWLFAAILLALAGLVAADAYLVQYYYNFKRIQREAEALESRARDQDAQIAGLSDKIKALEADLSRLRGFDAKLRLMVGLDQEPREVSPSGGEDRDFEKKYLPLYRQEMLTRKLHRYLDALAEDAAGERLRQGELLAALGTGKARLAAMPAAWPVEGWIVTPFGEQVSPFTGKKVMSKGLDIAAPVGTPVLAPGEGVVTFAGEVDEGGFGLAVDHQAGLATVYGGLRDVAVTKGQPVARGQLLGHVGDLGRPGGPHLHYETRLGGVPVSPLRYILE
- a CDS encoding tRNA 2-thiocytidine biosynthesis TtcA family protein; this encodes MTPSTHPLRARDLGYAQRVCVAKAGKLMMETGQLAPRARLGLAVSGGVDSLVMLAVMHVRRRIVPFPVELMLLHLNPGFDPSNHAPLAALCAGLGIAAHIEVTDFGPRAFSDENKKKSACFYCAWLRRKRLFDLCARYGLTHLAFGHNADDLAATFFLNMFQNGRVDGLSCREAFFDGRLTVIRPLLLVDKKTIVRAAKAWELPVFSNPCPMAGKSMRHEAETWVQGICAGGKKRSVNLLHALGRWQRDRDAAPRHPEVPDV
- a CDS encoding DedA family protein, translated to MSIEFLKQVIEQYGYLALFIGTFLEGETILLLAGFAAQSPQFGLDLRWVVLSAFAGSLAGDQTAFFIGRHYGRKLVAKSEKWRARSEKVHGMLAKYHEVLILSFRFFYGLRNLTPFVLGTAEISVRKFFLLNAIGAAVWAVAFALTGYVFGSLLENVLTRVIDNVHHAELAVLGLVAVAMAVLWVVRRVRRR
- a CDS encoding chemotaxis protein CheD gives rise to the protein MEIVVSISDMKVTGRAKDVLVTHALGSCLGLAAYDPRAGVAGLIHCLLPLARDGKATLKNPYMYVNTGVPQMMRAMFGRGASRENLILKAAGCGRMMHISNQFDTGANNFAALEKLLQVNDMRLAAEDVGGTIPRTMRLYAETGRVVISSCGRSWEL
- a CDS encoding HDOD domain-containing protein, translated to MSRREEIIQKAFAIPQMPMPVQKVLAYIGNPDADLRQLAKIIEYDPGLTVNVLRMANSAFFGGSGKVASVREALARLGLNRVYQLVIASGVAPMTRYEIKGYGLPPGGLLEHSVAVATASETLARELDLTAPPHTFTAGLLVNIGKTVMGSFLEVDAGPILELAHQRQIPFEKAEEEVLGINHAELGAILLERWSIPVPIVNVVRYRLRPDDCPEPDLALDLVHVGDVIAKMTGIGMGIDGMQYAPSQAVFARLDISPLQMENVMAAILEQIAEVREILMEQPL
- a CDS encoding flagellar type III secretion system protein FlhB; its protein translation is MSRDPSKTEKATPKRRSKAREKGSVPRSQELPKLTVLMAGLFTMRIIIGGLGDDLKALFIEFLGQKVRFEATPNGVSALLWTLSGKLALMLLPLLLAMAIVAYVTQRLQVGKVWHNKLFDPDFSKLFNPMGAVNKLLINPRTFIQLGKQVAMAAAIAVAPYLILKRKFDEFLPLFYQTTETFAAFLLGNGFTMVVYTLAPMLVIAVLDTWYTRWDYEENLKMSKDEIKDETKQAMGDPVIKQQQKRKMMEFMQQRMLQDVPRADVVITNPTHLACALRYDPKESPAPLLLAKGADNLAEKIKEIAREHRIPIRENKPLAQALYRNVEIGQTIPEDLYQAVASVLAQLDKFKRPGRPR
- the fliR gene encoding flagellar biosynthetic protein FliR → MELFPFNPAVVFSFLLTLMRISVILFLLPFFGGNMLPTSVKGALCLVMALALYPVLHFPGALMPANPWTLALMFLGEVLMGLLLNILVLLLFSAVQCAGSIMGFSMGFTLMNSVDPMTGASESGLGHLMNQVTTMMFLCLNGHLVLIGGLAESFRVVPPGGLLVNPALGEHLIAFSSQMFVIALKIASPIMASLFLVDLALALVARAAPQMNVLFIGFPLKIGVGFLFMTLVFSAMALYVGRYIDELVPMYRLVLKASGQ
- the flhA gene encoding flagellar biosynthesis protein FlhA, coding for MAKTADPVKFNYESFTRQGDFMLAAGVVVILFVMLVPIPPAFIDLMLTFSISISLVVLVTSMFMGSPLEFSIYPSLLLVTTMMRLSMNVASTRLILLHGDEGPSAAGHVIQAFGQFVVGGNYVVGCVIFLVLFSINKKVIVAGTTRIAEVAARFTLDAMPGKQMAIEADLNAGLINEKQAIDRREAIRKEADFYGAMDGAGKFVSGDVTATILITAINIVGGFLIGVLQKGMDWKAAAQTYTLLTIGDGLVSIIPSIIISTSAGLIVSRAAAEARMGEEFLAQLTFHPKALRLVSGMLLLFAIVPGLPTLPFLVMSALLFLVARLSARQQEMLQTESDKKDKKPDPELETPEEVQALLPLDALELEVGYGLIPLVDEEQNGNLLSRIRSIRRQFALDMGVVIPSLHLRDNLQLRPGQYVVLIKGNEVASAEILIDHYLAMDPGDAKHRIQGVETREPAFNLPALWVPELHKDEAMLAGYTVVDPATVIATHLTEVFKRHLHEFLGRQEVQILLDNLAKRAPKAVEDLVPGAMNLGGVQKVLQNLVKEGVSIRDLLTVVETMADYGASVKDPDQLTEYVRSRMGRTIVKPYLTPEGALPILNLQPKVEGAIQESVRQTDHGAYLAMEPGLAQRIIQAIQRAMDKALVSEGQPVLLTSPLVRPHLAQLLARFIPNLPVISQAEIPAEIKLQSVANVGLGNAG